The genomic window ACAGTCACAGCCGCAGGCAGCCCCTCTGGGATTGCAGCAACGGCAATCGTGATAGATGTCATCAGCATATCGGTTATCCCCTCGCCACGGAGTATGCCTGCGATAAAGGTGAGTATGCATATGCCGACACATATAAGTGCGAGCATCTTGCCAAGCTCGCCGAGCTTTTTCTGTAAGGGTGTAAGCTGCTCGTCTGCATTGCTTATCATGCCGGATATCTGGCCTATCTGTGTGTCTTTCCCGGTGTGGCAGGCTTTCATCAGTCCGCTGCCCTTGACGGCTGTCGTGCCCATGTAGAGCATATAGTCAAGGTTTATCGAGGAATAGTCAGTCTCGCTGGTTCTGACCTTTTTGCGTGCAGGCAGGCTCTCGCCGCTGAGCGAGCTCTCGTCGCATTCAAGAGCTGAGCACTTTAGCAGATATCCGTCGCATGGGATAGTGTCGCCGGCGCTGACACTTATCACATCACCGCACACCACCTCGGAGGAGGGGATACTCATAAGCTCTCCGTCACGGTATACCCTGGCTGTGGGGGCGGTCATGGCTTCGAGCTTTTCAAGCGTCTTCTCGCACCTGTATTCCTGAAAAAAGCCTAAGCAGGCGTTTACGACTATTATAATAAGTATAGGCACAGCGTCGCTTATCTGCCCCGCAGCCACAGTCACCGCCATTGCAAACAGCAGTATCATCACCATGACATCGTGGAACTGGTTGGCAAATATCTTTAGCGGCCCCTTGCGCTTTCCGGGGTCAAGGGTGTTCGCTCCGTCACTGAGCAGCCGCTGCCTTGCCTCACCCGAGGTTAGCCCCTGTGTCTCGCTGCCTGCCACGCTTTGGGCAGGGTCAAGCTCCATTTTAAGTATATCAAGCATCTTTTTTGCTCCTTTCATGGCTTTTTACTATGTCTATGAAGCCGTTTTTGAAAAAAGAACAAGCCTAAGATGTGCCAATATATTAGTTTCTGAGATTAACAAACCTTATTATAATTTACAAGTTGAAAAGCCGGGGATTTTTTTGGACAAGACAAATGTTACAAAAGGTTACAAACGGTGCTATAATCGGTTACAAAACGATTTTATTCTGTAAACTGTCTGTTTTTCTTCCGTAATAAACGTGAAAAAAAGTCTGAAAAAAGGCGATTTTTGGAGAATTTACTATTGATTTTTCTTGAAGAGTGTGGTAAAATATTAGTGTACTAAATTTTACATAATTTTTTGTTTTCATCTTTCCTGCGGTAAATCCACAGGCTGCATGGGGGCAGATGCGGCGAGTTTTGGCTGTCCCTTTGGTAGAGCAATGGCAGGAAAAGATATGAGACATATGGAAAGTGTGTAAATTCTGTAAACATGAAGGGTAAATATTATACTTAATTTTTATTTTGACGTGGAAATTTTTAGGCAATTAGCGGAATTTATGCGCCAGGGCTTTTAAATAAAGCGCAGCTGTGGTATAATAACGGAAAGTAATGTTAACGATTTCCGTGGATCAAGGGGTTGTGGATCAAGTGGAAAAATTTATTATAAGGGGCGGAAAGCCGCTTGAAGGAGAGGTCTCTATAAGCGGTGCCAAGAATGCAGCCGTTGCACTTGTTGCAGCTACTATACTTTGTGATGAGCCTTGTATTCTTGAAAACGTTCCCGAGATAAGCGATATAACCAAATGCGTCAAGATCCTTAAGGAAATGGGCGCAGACATAAAGATAATCAACAGAAATACAATAAGATTCGATACAAGAAATATCCGTGAGCCTGTAGTTCCCTATGAGCTTGCGATAACTATGAGAGCTTCGAGCTACTTCCTTGGCACTCTGCTTGGCAGGTTCCATGAAGCATACGTTCCGATGCCCGGCGGCTGTGACCTTGGCGACAGGCCGATAGATCAGCACCTTAAGGCATTCCGCTCGCTCGGCGCTACAGATGAGATAATAAACGGTGCGAACCATGTAACAGCAAAGAGACTTATCGGCTCGCAGATATACTTTGACTTTATAACAGTCGGCGCTACTATAAACGCTATATGCGCAGCAGTAAAGGCTGAGGGTCTTACAATAATCGAGAACTGCGCTAAGGAGCCGCACATAGTTGACCTTGCGAACTTCCTTAACTCTATGGGCGCAGATATCAGAGGCGCAGGTACAGACGTTATAAAGATTAGAGGTGTAGATCACCTTCACGGCGTTACTTATGCAACTATCCCCGACCAGATAGAGGCAGGCACATATATGGTAGCTGCTGCCGCTACAAGGGGCAATGTACTTATCAAGAATGTAATACCCAAGCATCTTGAATCTATCACAGCCAAGCTCAGAAAAGTCGGCGTGACTGTTGAGGAGTTTGATGAGAGCGTAAGAGTAAGCGTTGACGGCCCTATGGTAAAGACATCGCTCAAGACTCAGCCGCACCCGGGCTTCCCGACAGATATGCAGCCGCAGTTCTCCACTCTGCTCACACTTGCAGAGGGTACGAGCATCGTGACTGATGATATTTTCGACAACCGTTTCAGATATGTGGGCGAGCTCAGAAAAATGGGCGCTGATATATCCGTTGATGGCAAGGTGGCAGTTATACAGGGCGTGGGCGGCCTTAAGGGTGCTCCCGTTATCGCTACCGACCTCAGAGCAGGCGCTGCTATGGTGATAGCCGGCCTTGCTGCACAGGGCACAACTGAGATAGACAATATCTTCTATATCGAGCGTGGCTATGAGAACATCGACGAAAAGCTCCGTGGCCTCGGCGCTGATATCAGACGTGTTTATACTGAGGACAAGGGCGCTGCTAAGCTCAGCAGCTGATAAAAGGATAAAAAAGTTTACACTCTCCGTGTTTTGCGGAGGGTGTTTTTGTTGACTTATGTAAAAAAATATGATATAATCTTCTGTGAAAGTTTCTAAGGCGATACCGCAAAGCTGTCAGGCGGTCTTGGTGCGGTGTTGCAAAGATCAAAGAAGGAGATAAATATGGCAACGGTTTACCCACTATATTCATCAAGCAGCGGTAACTGCACATATATAGGCGATGATAAAAGCGGCGTGCTCATAGACTGCGGTGTCAGCTGTAAAAAGGCTGTCGATGCCCTCTCGCAGCACGGTATACCTCTTGATGCGGTAAAGGCTGTGTGCGTTACACATACCCACTCAGACCATATAAGCGGCCTTAAGGTGCTCACCAAAAAGCACCCGGTTGCTATCATCGCACAGAAGACCAACCTTGATATACTCTGCGATAAGGATAAGATAAACGCTGCCTGCCCCCTTGTGGAGATACAAAACGGCCAGACGATAAGCTGCGCTGACCTGGAGATAACCGCATTCGAGACATGGCACGACACCCCGGCAAGCTGTGGCTATACCTTTGTGACTAAGGATAATAAAAAGGCGGCCGTGTGTACCGACCTCGGCGTCGTGACGGATAATGTCAGGGCGGCTGTGTCAGGCTGTGATATGGCGCTTATCGAATCAAATTACGACAGGCAGATGCTTATAAACGGCTATTACGAGTATAACCTCAAACAGCGTATACTCTCAGACCACGGGCATCTTTCAAACAACGACAGCGGCGCATTTATAAATGAGCTTATCGCAAGCGGTACTACGAGGGTGTGCCTCGGGCATCTGAGCGAGCATAACAACACCCCTGCAAAGGCTGAGAGCACCGTGCTTTCAAGCCTTGGGCGTTTCAGAAGAAACAGGGATTACCTTCTTGAAGTCGCTACAAAGGATTTCAGCGGACTGGCGGTGGTATTCTGATAAAGGTAAATATCATCACGGTCGGCAAGCTAAAAGAGAACTATCTTAAGCAGGCACAGGAGGAATACTCAAAGCGGCTGGGGGCTTTCTGCAAGCTGACTGTTATAGAACTGCCTGAGAGCAGGCTGTCTGATAACCCCTCGCAGAAGGAGATAGACGCAGCACTTGCCAATGAAGCCAAAGCAATGGCCAAATACACCGAGGGCAAGGACGCAAAGAACATCGCCATGTGCATAGAGGGCGGCCAGCTTTCAAGTGTAAAGCTGTCAAGGAAGATAGAGGAGCTCTCGCTGTCTGCGAGCACGCTCAATTTTATAATCGGCTCGTCGTTCGGTATCGACGAGAGCGTTAAAAAGAAAGCTGATATGAGACTGTCTATGTCTGAGATGACCTTCCCTCACCAGCTTGCACGCATAATGCTGCTGGAGCAGGTCTACAGGGCGTTTTCTATCACGGCAGGGAGCAAGTATCACAAATGATATTTGAGGAGATCTATGAGAAAAATACTTATTACGAATGATGACGGCATATTTGCAGACGGCATCATAAGGCTTGCGAGAGCTGCAAAGAAATACGGCGAGGTCTGGGTAGTAGCACCTGACGGGCAGAGGAGTGCGGCTTCTCACAGTATATCGCTTAGGCACAGCTTTGATGCATGGGAGGTGGATTTCCCTGTCGAGGGCGTACACGCTTTCGCCTGCGAGGGAACTCCTGCTGACTGCGTGCGCATAGGTGTTTTGAACATCGTCCCCGGAAAGCCTGACCATGTGTTCTCGGGCATCAACTACGGCTATAACCTTGCATCGGATATACAGTATTCTGCAACGGCAGGTGCGGCGTTCGAGGCGGCCTTTCAGCGTGTGCATACTATTGCATTCTCCGAGGGCGCTGAGGATATCCATGAGGTGACTGACAGATATCTTGATGAGCTGATAGCAGAGCTTATAGATAAGCCGCTTGACCTGTGGGAGATATGGAACGTAAACTTCCCCTCGTGCAGCCTTGCGGATTGCGGCGGCATACTCCGTGACAGAACAGTCTCGACAGATGATTTCTACCACGACCACTACATAGAGACACGTCTTGACGACAAGAGGATAAACTTCACAGTCGAGGGCGTGCGCAACTGGGCGGCAAAAGAGGGCACAGACCTTCGAGCGATACTTGATAACTGCGTTTCTGTCGGCAAGGCAAAGAATATCTCATGATTATTCGTAATAGTTATTGACAAATGCAGAGATTTATGTTAAGGCAACACCGCACGACTCGCGGCTAACGCCTCTGCACATCATCTGCTTGCCAGCTTTCCGTCATATTACCCCAATTCTCCTTGACTTGCGTCAGCAAGCCTGTGTCGAATTTAGGCAATCTGACGAAAATCTGTGCCTCAACGCCAGTTGAGGTTGCGCATACTGATGCACAGGGGTCTTGCGGTGTTGCCTTAAAATAACTACATCAATTGAGAGGCGGGTGAATGATATGAAAACTTTAGAATACCGAAACGAGAGTGTCTGTCATTCACATAATGCGTCCTGATGCGCTCAAGCGCAATGATTTGATATACAGGTAATATAAAGTGTTCTCGTTAACGGAACGTGCCATAAAGAAGTAAACTTATTTTAATATCGGCTGCGCAGCCCTACGCTACGCAGCCTTTTTCCTTTTGTCGTAATCCTGTCTGTCAAGCACAAGGCTCGTTCTGACTACCTTGAATCTGAATACTATCTCGATTTCCTGCCTCCTGTGACCGCTTGACTTGTCGGGTGCGTGAACAGTGATAAACTCCACAAGCTCGTGCATAATGTCGGGTGTCAGCTTGTCAACGTGCTTTATCCTTTTGGCAAGCTCAATAAAAGCTGTGATGTCGGATGCCTTCTGCTCCTTGTCCTCGATGAAGGCGGTCAGCTCACCGACCTTTGCTTTAAGCTGCTTTTGCTCGTCCTCGTAATTTTTTGACATCATCTCAAAACGCTCGTCAGAGATCTTGCCCGAAACATTGTCCTCGTAAAGCCTTGTGAACAGCTTGTCAAGCTCGGCTATCCGCTTTTCGGATCTGCCGAGCATTTTCTTTGCCTGTTTGACCTCCTTCAAATGGTCGGCGGCCTTGCTCTCCATTGTTGTCTGAACAAAGCTGTCATCGTCCTTGTTTATCATGTCGAGGACCTTGTTCATTTCAGAAAGAACGATCTCTTTGAGAATGCAGGTTCGTATAAAATGTGCAGTGCATTCCGTATGGTCGCTGGCATAGGTGCTGCATTTCAAATGCTCCTGTATGTCGGACAGCGTCCTTGCCCTGCAAAGATACATCGGCTTGCCGCAGTCGGCACAATAGACTACCCCCGAAAACGGATTGACCTCGTTTGAACGCTGTATCCTGCGTTTGTTCTTCCTTAGCTCCTGTACCAGCTCAAAGTCTTGCTTGCTGATTATCGGCTCGTGAGTGTTTTCAAAGATCACCCATTCCTCTTGTGGATTTTTTACTGTTTTCTTACACTTGTAGGATTTTTTGTGCGTTTTGAAATTCACCGTATGCCCAAGATATTCGTACTTTTCCAAGATGCCGACCACCGTTTTCTGCGCCCAGCGATAAGGCTTGTCGCAGATGACCTTGCCGTTTGCTTTAAATTCATTGTAGGCAGTCGGTTTCAAAATCTTATCAGCCGACAGTTTCTTTGCGATCTGTGTCGGGCCATAGCCCTCGATACACAACTGATATATTTTCCTGACAATAGGTGCGGTCTCCTCATCAGGCTCCCAAGCGTTTTTGTCCTGCTCGCTCTTTTTGTAGCCATACGGAGGAATGGTCGAAAGCGGTTTGCCCGACATTCCCTTTGCCTTAAATACGGCCTTTATCTTCTTTGAGGTGTCACGAGCGAACCAATCATTAAAAATGTTTTTGAACGCCATGAACTCATTTTCCGATTTCAGCGTATCCACATTATCATTGATAGCTATGTAGCGAACATCATAGTCGGGGAATATCATTTCAATATATTCGCCGGTTTTCAGATACTCTCTCCCGAGCCTTGAAAGGTCTTTGGTTATGATCGTGCTTATCCTGCCGTTTTCCATATCGGCTATCATTCGCTGAAAATCGGGTCTGTCGAAATTCGTGCCGCTATACCCGTCGTCGATATAGAACTGCGTATTTCTGAAACCGTTATCCTGCGCATACTTCAAAAGTATTGTCTTCTGATTTGTTATGCTGTTGCTCTCGCCCTGCAAATCATCGTCATTGCTAAGGCGGCAATACAGTGCTGTAATTTTGTCTGTCATAAAACCCTCTCTTTCCGACAAATACAGCGGATCATTTACAGTATACCACAAACTTGTGAACACTTTATCGCTTTAAAGCCGATTTTGTGTAAATGATCCGCCCTTTGTCGGAGACTATGCGGCCATTAGGCAATCAAGCCGACATAGCCTTTTCCACTTCTTTTGTTATCAAGCGCTGAACTACATCTTCAAGCGACTCCTCACAATCGAGGTCAAAGTACGTTTTGACAATATATGTTGACTTGCCGAATTTGTATTCTGTCACCGAATTAAGCTTATAGCGCTCTTTCTTTAGTTCGTCTTTTTCTATGATTCTGCTCAAATATTTTTCTCCCTTCGCTTTCACGAAAGGAGGTATGACGGCTGTCAAAACGGTTGGCGAAACCAGTCCGACAGCTCCTGCCGCCTGGCACTGCGGCAGTATGCACTTTGATGATGTTGCTAAATACCGAAAGCTGCCCGACTTGCCCTAATAGGCGAACGGCTCATCGGGCAGCGAGTAGTTTTACATTGGACTCACCTTGCCTTTTCACAAATCTATTTAAGCCGATTTTGACTTTTCTTGTTCCTGCCGATACTTTTCCGTCACCTCGGCTATGAATTCTATGCAGTCCTCGTGCAGAAGCATAAACTCAATGATCTCTCCATACTTTTCAAGCGGCAGATCGTCTTTCATTCTGTTTCTGAACATCTTACCGACTGCCTGATTAGTCACCATTTCGGCTTTCTCCAGCTCGTCTGCGATTTCTGCATCGAGCTTCTTTTGAGCATCACGCCTCTCTTTAAGGCGCTTTTCAATTTTACTGATTTCTTCGGTCATCAGCTTCGATTTCTCGATCTTTTCTTCTGTTGTCAGTTTCTTATTGCTCAATAGCATTCTCCTTTCCGTGAGGCGCAATTCTGCGCCCGATGCATACGCATCTATTCGCATACGCGAAGGTTTGATTTTGGGCAGCTCGCTTTCTTCACAATATGTGTACCCGTTTTAAGCTCACCACCCCCGGAGGGCGCACTTATACAAACCACGGAGGGTTTGTAAGTGCGCCAGAGGGAGACCCCTCTGGACTCCCCAAAGCGAGCCATACGGCTCTGTTGTTGTAGGGCTCATCGCTTCGGCTTGGTGTTAGCTGTCTTTGCTGTTCCAAAGTCCTTTTCAGAATGCATTTTC from Ruminococcus sp. NK3A76 includes these protein-coding regions:
- the surE gene encoding 5'/3'-nucleotidase SurE; translated protein: MRKILITNDDGIFADGIIRLARAAKKYGEVWVVAPDGQRSAASHSISLRHSFDAWEVDFPVEGVHAFACEGTPADCVRIGVLNIVPGKPDHVFSGINYGYNLASDIQYSATAGAAFEAAFQRVHTIAFSEGAEDIHEVTDRYLDELIAELIDKPLDLWEIWNVNFPSCSLADCGGILRDRTVSTDDFYHDHYIETRLDDKRINFTVEGVRNWAAKEGTDLRAILDNCVSVGKAKNIS
- a CDS encoding UDP-N-acetylglucosamine 1-carboxyvinyltransferase; the encoded protein is MEKFIIRGGKPLEGEVSISGAKNAAVALVAATILCDEPCILENVPEISDITKCVKILKEMGADIKIINRNTIRFDTRNIREPVVPYELAITMRASSYFLGTLLGRFHEAYVPMPGGCDLGDRPIDQHLKAFRSLGATDEIINGANHVTAKRLIGSQIYFDFITVGATINAICAAVKAEGLTIIENCAKEPHIVDLANFLNSMGADIRGAGTDVIKIRGVDHLHGVTYATIPDQIEAGTYMVAAAATRGNVLIKNVIPKHLESITAKLRKVGVTVEEFDESVRVSVDGPMVKTSLKTQPHPGFPTDMQPQFSTLLTLAEGTSIVTDDIFDNRFRYVGELRKMGADISVDGKVAVIQGVGGLKGAPVIATDLRAGAAMVIAGLAAQGTTEIDNIFYIERGYENIDEKLRGLGADIRRVYTEDKGAAKLSS
- a CDS encoding recombinase family protein; the protein is MTDKITALYCRLSNDDDLQGESNSITNQKTILLKYAQDNGFRNTQFYIDDGYSGTNFDRPDFQRMIADMENGRISTIITKDLSRLGREYLKTGEYIEMIFPDYDVRYIAINDNVDTLKSENEFMAFKNIFNDWFARDTSKKIKAVFKAKGMSGKPLSTIPPYGYKKSEQDKNAWEPDEETAPIVRKIYQLCIEGYGPTQIAKKLSADKILKPTAYNEFKANGKVICDKPYRWAQKTVVGILEKYEYLGHTVNFKTHKKSYKCKKTVKNPQEEWVIFENTHEPIISKQDFELVQELRKNKRRIQRSNEVNPFSGVVYCADCGKPMYLCRARTLSDIQEHLKCSTYASDHTECTAHFIRTCILKEIVLSEMNKVLDMINKDDDSFVQTTMESKAADHLKEVKQAKKMLGRSEKRIAELDKLFTRLYEDNVSGKISDERFEMMSKNYEDEQKQLKAKVGELTAFIEDKEQKASDITAFIELAKRIKHVDKLTPDIMHELVEFITVHAPDKSSGHRRQEIEIVFRFKVVRTSLVLDRQDYDKRKKAA
- the rlmH gene encoding 23S rRNA (pseudouridine(1915)-N(3))-methyltransferase RlmH, whose product is MIKVNIITVGKLKENYLKQAQEEYSKRLGAFCKLTVIELPESRLSDNPSQKEIDAALANEAKAMAKYTEGKDAKNIAMCIEGGQLSSVKLSRKIEELSLSASTLNFIIGSSFGIDESVKKKADMRLSMSEMTFPHQLARIMLLEQVYRAFSITAGSKYHK
- a CDS encoding MBL fold metallo-hydrolase, producing MATVYPLYSSSSGNCTYIGDDKSGVLIDCGVSCKKAVDALSQHGIPLDAVKAVCVTHTHSDHISGLKVLTKKHPVAIIAQKTNLDILCDKDKINAACPLVEIQNGQTISCADLEITAFETWHDTPASCGYTFVTKDNKKAAVCTDLGVVTDNVRAAVSGCDMALIESNYDRQMLINGYYEYNLKQRILSDHGHLSNNDSGAFINELIASGTTRVCLGHLSEHNNTPAKAESTVLSSLGRFRRNRDYLLEVATKDFSGLAVVF